The DNA region GACCGCCCGGACCGCCAGTTCGAAGCCGTCGACCGTGCCCGGCACCCGCATCCCCGGCGCGGCGGCGACGACCGGCGCGAACGCTGGCTCCGCACCGAGCGTCGCGTCCACCGCCACCGGGTCGGCGTCCAGGTCGAACAACGCCCGGCAGCGGGCCACCGCCGGGGCCAGGTCCCGCAGATCGGCCAGTCGGAACGTCGCGGCGAAGTGGTCGGCGTGCGGGGTGACCGCGACGGTGCCGGGTCCGTGCGGCAGCCGCAACGCCCGGCGGTACGCCCCGTCGCCGGCCGCCTCCACCCCGGGTACCGCCCGCGCGGCCAGGAAGTCCAGTACGGCGTCGGTCGGCATCGGCTGGCGAAACGCCAACCGGACCGTGATCGCCCCGAGCGTGTCGGCGTCACCGCCCCGGTCCGGTGTGGTCCCGGCGGCGCGGACCCGGCCCCGCAGCGCGGTCGGCGCGAGCCCGTACACCGTCCGGAACGTGTCGTTGAACTGACGCACGCTGCCGAACCCGGCGGCGAACGCGATGTCCGTGACGGTCAGCCCGGTCCGCTCGATCAGGATCCGGGCGGTCTGCGCCCGCTGGGCCCGGGCCAGCGCCAACGGGCCGGCACCGAGCTGGTCGGTCAGCACCCGGTTGAGGTGCCGCTCGGTGTAGCCGAGCCGCCGGGCCAGCCCGGACACCCCGTCGCGGTCCACCACCCCGTCGCGGATCAGTCGCATCGCCCGCCCCACCAGGTCGGCGCGCAGGTCCCAGTCCGGCGAGCCGGGTGTGGCGTCCGGGTGGCAGCGGCGACAGGCCCGCAGCCCGGCCTGCTGCGCGGCGGCAGCCGAGACGAAGAACCGGACGTTCGCCCGTTTCGGGGTGACCGCCGGACACGACGGCCGGCAGTAGATGCCGGTCGAGGTCACGCCGGTGTAGAACCAGCCGTCGAAGCGTTGGTCGCGGCTGTCCACCGCCCGGTAGCACCGCTCGAAGTCGAGCTCCATGGGTCGAATCCTGCCTGCCTCGCCGACGCTGCGGCTGGCGGGAATCGGACCTTACCGGCCGGCTCCGTTCTCGGCTCCGTCGTCGGGTAGCGGCCGGGCCGCACCGGCCACCAGCAGGCCGATCAGCAACGCGCCGAGCACCACCAGCAACGACCGCAGGATGCCGACCTGCTCGGCCAGGAAACCCACCAGCGGTGGGCCGGCGAGGAACGCGGTGTAGCCGATCGAACTGACCACCGACACCCGTACCGCCGCCCGGTCGGCCTGGTCGGCGGCCGCGCTCATCCCGACCGGGAAGCCGAGCGACGCGCCCGTACCCCACAGCAACGCTCCGACCATCGCCCACGGCAGCGACGGGCCGAACACCACCAACGTCAACCCGACGACGGCCAGCACGGCGGTGGCCCGCAGCACCGGCACCCGGCCCCACCGCGCCAGGGCGGTCCCGCCGACCATCCGGGCACCGGTCATCGCTGCGACGAAGACCCCGAACGCCACCGCGCCGACCGCGTCGCCCACCCGGTAGCCGTCGACGACCGCCAGCGTCAACCAGTCGTTGGCCACCCCTTCGGTGAACGCGAACGCCAGCACCACCAGACCGATCAGCAGCGTGCGTGGCTCCCGCCAGGCCCGCAGCACCCCGGACCGGGGCGCCGACTCGCCGGGCTCGCGGGCCGGCACCGGCAGGAACATCCGCACGGCGGTGGCGACCGCGGCGATCGCCAGCAACGCGGTGGCGGCGAGCTGCCAGTCCACCGGTACGCCGAGCCATGCGCAGCCGGCCCCGGCGAGCGCGCCGGAGACCGTACCCAGACTGAAGCCGGCGTGGAAGCGCGGCATCAGCGGCCGACCGAGCCGGCGCTCGACGTCGGCGCCTTCCACGTTCATCGCCACGTCCCAGCTGCTCACCCCGGTGCCGGTGAGGAACAGCCCGGCTCCGGCCAGCGGTGGCGACCCGATCGTCACACCGAGCGCGACGGCGAGCATCCCGACGGTCACCGCCGAGGTGCCGAGCAGCACCGTGCGGCGCGGCCCGATCGCGTGCACCAGCGGCCCGGACAGCGGCAGCGCGCTGACCGCACCCGCCGACATGCACAGCAGCAGCAGGCCGAACTGGGCGTTGGTCAACTCGAGCGCGTCACGGATGGCCGGGGTACGGGAGATCCAGGACGCGAAGGCCAGGCCGCTGACCCCGAAGGCGATACCGACCGCGATCCGGGCCCGCTCGACCGTCGGCCGCGCCACCGTGTCCTGCCTGCCCGTCACCACGTCCGCCGCCTCCCCGTTGCCACCCGTTGGCCGACCGGCGTCGGACGCACCGGCTACCACCAGCACAGACGGTAGATCACCGGAAACCGCTAGGTAACATGACGATGCTCACCGTCCCATCTCCACGCATCTGCTCCCGTCGATCGACCTGATCGGGCGGATGTCGGGATCGATCGATAAGCTGAGGCGGTTCGCCCCACCTCGATCAAGGAGTCGGTAGATCCCATGCGTCACCTACTGGCCAGCGCCGCCCTCGGCTCGGCCCTGTTGTTGAGCCTTGCCGCCTGCGGCACCGAACCGCCGACGAACTCCGCGTCGCCGCCCCCCGCCAACACCACCGCCAGCGAGGCCGACATCCTCGCCGCCACCAACGCCGCCTGCAACCAGGCGGTCTCGATGAGCAACGACTTCGCCGCCGGGTTCGAGCGGGACGCCAAGCTGCTCTTCCCCGAAGACGACAGTGTCGCGACGCAGGTGTCGGCGGAGGACTTCGAGGCGCAGATGCGGGCCTGGTCGGCGACGCTCACCTCGCTGGCGACCGGCCCGGTCGACGAGGAGCTGCGGACCGTGCTGGCGGAGAGCACCACCGCGATCGAATCGGCGACCGAGGTGGGGGAGACCCCGTTCACCGACGAGCAGATCGCTGCGGTCACGGCCGTCCCGGAGAAGCTGGGCGCCGTCTGTCAGTGACGCGGAAGGGGCCGATCTGGGGCGGGCGCAGGCGTTGGGTAGCCTGCTCCAGTTTGCTCGCCTCCCATCGGATGGACCACGGTGCTACGTACCCTGATCACCGCCGCCGTCACCACGGCGCTGGCACTCACCCTGGCCGGCTGCGGCGGCGCCGACGCCGGGACCGACGCCGCCGCTGACCCGAGCCCCCAGTCGTCGGCCAGCGCCCCGGCCGACGGGCAACCGGCCGAGTCCGCCGACGACGAAGCCGCCGTGGCCACGAAGACGGCATGCGACACGGCGGTACCGGTCGCCGAGGAGACCGCATCGACCATCGAGGCGTACTTCGCCGAGTTCATCGCCGCGATAGCCGAGGGCGGTACGGATGCGGAGACCGCCGACGCCGAGTTCCGGGCCAAGTTCACCGACCTCTCGGCAATGCTGGAGTCGCTCGCCGCCGACCCGGTCGACGCCGACGTGCAGCAGGCGCTGACCGAGGCGTCCGAGTTTGCCGCCCAGATCGTCGACCCGGACGACAACACCCCGATGGGGCAGGTGGAGGCTCGCCTGGCCGAGCTGGCGGAGAAGCTGAAGACCGCCTGCGCCTGACCCGCTGCTGGGCGCTGCGTAGACTCGACCGACGTGAGTCTCACCATCGGCATCGTCGGCCTGCCCAACGTCGGCAAGAGCACCCTGTTCAACGCGCTCACCAAGAACGACGTTCTCGCGGCGAACTACCCGTTCGCCACGATCGAGCCGAACGTCGGCGTGGTGGGGCTGCCGGACGGGCGGCTGGACAAGCTCGCGGAGATCTTCGGCTCGCAGAAGATCATCCCGGCACCGGTGTCGTTCGTCGACATCGCGGGCCTGGTCCGGGGCGCGTCCAAGGGGCAGGGCCGGGGCAATGCCTTCCTGGCGAACATCCGTGACGCCTCGGCGATCTGCCAGGTGGTCCGGGTGTTCGCCGACCCCAACGTGGTGCACGTCGACGGCAAGGTGTCGCCGGGTGACGACATCGAGACGATCAACACCGAGCTGATCCTGGCCGATCTGCAGACGTTGGAGAAGGCGCTTCCCCGGCTGGAGAAGGAAGCCCGGCTGCGCAAGGACCGGGTGGCGATACACACCGCGGCGAAGGCCGCCGCCGAGCTGCTCGACGGCGGCACCACACTGTACGCGGGTGCGACCGCCGCCGGCATCGACGTCGCCGAGCTGCGCGAGTTGCACCTGCTGACCACCAAGCCGTTCCTGTACGTCTTCAACGTCGACGAGGACGAGCTGGGCAACGCCGCGCTCCTCGACGAGCTGCGGGCCCTGGTCGCCCCGGCCGAGGCGGTCTTCATGGACGCCAAGATCGAGTCCGAGCTGATCGACCTGCCCGACGACGAGGCGCTGGAGCTGCTGGAGTCGATCGGGCAGAGCGAGCCGGGGCTCCACCAGCTGATCCGCGTCGGCTTCCGCACCCTGGGGCTGCAGACGTACCTCACCGCCGGGCCGAAGGAGGCACGGGCCTGGACCATTCCGGTCGGGGCGACCGCGCCGGAGGCCGCCGGGGTGATCCACTCCGACTTCCAGCGTGGCTTCATCAAGGCCGAGATCGTCTCGTTCGACGACCTGGTCGCGGCCGGGACGATGGCGGCGGCGAAGGCGGCCGGCAAGGTCCGGATCGAAGGCAAGGAGTACGTGATGCAGGACGGCGACGTCGTCGAGTTCCGCTTCAACGTCTGATCCCGGAGCAGCTGCCCGGCTCAGCTCTTGCGACCGGGTACCAGCCCATCCAGGTCCAGCTTGACCTCGAACGGCGTCGTGGTGTGCAGCTCGTGGCGGTGGATCCCGGTCGCTACGTACGACCGGGTGGGACCGTCGAGCTCGTAGGCGTGGACCACCGGTGATCCACCCTCGTCTTCGACGCCCCAGTAATGCGGGATGCCTGCTTCCGCGTACCTGCGCAGCTCGACCGTCCGGTCACGGTGGGCCGACTCCGGCGACACCACCTCCACGACCAGCAGAGTCTCCTCAGACGTGTAGTAGGTCCGGAACGGATCGTAGGCCGCCGCTGCGGCCACCAGGTCGGGCTCGGGACGGTTCCATCTGTCGAGTCGGATCGTGATTTCCCGGTCGACCTCGACGCCCGGCGGTGCCTGGTCGGTCAGGCTGTTCACCAGCGCGGATTGTCGAGGTCGTCGGCGTACCACCCCTCAGGGCGGGGCGGTCGCATCCACTCGGGCACCGCGGTCATGTTCTTCACCGTAACGGCCTCACCGCTATGCGGAATCGAAGGCCGAGCCCCGGTCAGCCCC from Solwaraspora sp. WMMD791 includes:
- a CDS encoding AlkA N-terminal domain-containing protein, which codes for MELDFERCYRAVDSRDQRFDGWFYTGVTSTGIYCRPSCPAVTPKRANVRFFVSAAAAQQAGLRACRRCHPDATPGSPDWDLRADLVGRAMRLIRDGVVDRDGVSGLARRLGYTERHLNRVLTDQLGAGPLALARAQRAQTARILIERTGLTVTDIAFAAGFGSVRQFNDTFRTVYGLAPTALRGRVRAAGTTPDRGGDADTLGAITVRLAFRQPMPTDAVLDFLAARAVPGVEAAGDGAYRRALRLPHGPGTVAVTPHADHFAATFRLADLRDLAPAVARCRALFDLDADPVAVDATLGAEPAFAPVVAAAPGMRVPGTVDGFELAVRAVVGQQISVAAARRVLARLCAAAAGDPTAPDGGGPTTDDGQPADSGEPADDELVPFPSPAELLELPDAAFAMPAARRATLRTLAVAVADGTVELDPGADRAELVARLGALPGIGPWTTGYVAMRALADPDVLLGTDLGVRHGARLLDLPTTVSGLTAHATGWRPWRSYATLRLWQAVTIHNRLALVGAGRNP
- a CDS encoding MFS transporter codes for the protein MVAGASDAGRPTGGNGEAADVVTGRQDTVARPTVERARIAVGIAFGVSGLAFASWISRTPAIRDALELTNAQFGLLLLCMSAGAVSALPLSGPLVHAIGPRRTVLLGTSAVTVGMLAVALGVTIGSPPLAGAGLFLTGTGVSSWDVAMNVEGADVERRLGRPLMPRFHAGFSLGTVSGALAGAGCAWLGVPVDWQLAATALLAIAAVATAVRMFLPVPAREPGESAPRSGVLRAWREPRTLLIGLVVLAFAFTEGVANDWLTLAVVDGYRVGDAVGAVAFGVFVAAMTGARMVGGTALARWGRVPVLRATAVLAVVGLTLVVFGPSLPWAMVGALLWGTGASLGFPVGMSAAADQADRAAVRVSVVSSIGYTAFLAGPPLVGFLAEQVGILRSLLVVLGALLIGLLVAGAARPLPDDGAENGAGR
- the ychF gene encoding redox-regulated ATPase YchF, with amino-acid sequence MSLTIGIVGLPNVGKSTLFNALTKNDVLAANYPFATIEPNVGVVGLPDGRLDKLAEIFGSQKIIPAPVSFVDIAGLVRGASKGQGRGNAFLANIRDASAICQVVRVFADPNVVHVDGKVSPGDDIETINTELILADLQTLEKALPRLEKEARLRKDRVAIHTAAKAAAELLDGGTTLYAGATAAGIDVAELRELHLLTTKPFLYVFNVDEDELGNAALLDELRALVAPAEAVFMDAKIESELIDLPDDEALELLESIGQSEPGLHQLIRVGFRTLGLQTYLTAGPKEARAWTIPVGATAPEAAGVIHSDFQRGFIKAEIVSFDDLVAAGTMAAAKAAGKVRIEGKEYVMQDGDVVEFRFNV
- a CDS encoding Uma2 family endonuclease, with the protein product MNSLTDQAPPGVEVDREITIRLDRWNRPEPDLVAAAAAYDPFRTYYTSEETLLVVEVVSPESAHRDRTVELRRYAEAGIPHYWGVEDEGGSPVVHAYELDGPTRSYVATGIHRHELHTTTPFEVKLDLDGLVPGRKS